Proteins from a genomic interval of Lycium ferocissimum isolate CSIRO_LF1 chromosome 2, AGI_CSIRO_Lferr_CH_V1, whole genome shotgun sequence:
- the LOC132041303 gene encoding CBBY-like protein isoform X2 codes for MAMERASCSTLNTFRFSTNNSSSSKFYRKHHLHFPCFFPLLPPTNFNSNIPKLYTHGWFVNSYNSSSTQETPSHQLALLLEVEGVLMDVDRQGNRQAFNAAFRKLGLDCANWSQPVYQDLVKKSMGDEERMLVLFFNRIGWPTSLPTSEKETFMKSVLREKKIALDELVMSKTLPLRPGVEEFIDEACEEGVQVVMLTAYCKSGEKQVRSIIEKLGNDKLAKIKIIGIEEVRRSSYGQLVFGEGVASDLGEQLAKEARKAVSAEEQKIAKEVASILKLTVDIDTTSSEGLKNVVAALRAGAEYANVPVHNCVLVSGGQSGVAGAERIGMPCVVVRSSSTARAEFPGAKAIMDGFGGGDLSISRLRQIRGS; via the exons ATGGCTATGGAAAGAGCTTCATGTTCCACCCTCAACACTTTCCGTTTCAGCACCAACAACAGCTCCTCttccaaattctacagaaaacACCACCTTCATTTCCCCTGTTTCTTCCCTCTTTTGCCTCCAACAAACTTCAATTCTAACATTCCCAAATTGTACACTCATGGGTGGTTTGTCAATTCATATAATAGCAGCAGCACCCAAGAAACCCCATCTCACCAACTTGCTCTTCTTCTTGAAGTTGAAGG GGTTTTAATGGATGTGGACAGACAGGGCAACCGTCAAGCCTTCAATGCAG CATTCCGGAAGCTTGGATTGGACTGTGCAAATTGGAGCCAACCAGTTTATCAGGATCTTGTAAA GAAGAGCATGGGTGATGAAGAAAGGATGTTGGTCTTGTTTTTCAACAGA ATTGGTTGGCCCACATCACTGCCCACGAGTGAGAAGGAGACATTTATGAAAAGTGTTTTGCGAGAGAAG AAAATTGCATTGGATGAACTTGTAATGTCAAAAACTTTACCTTTAAGACCTGGTGTTGAAGA ATTTATTGATGAAGCATGTGAAGAAGGTGTCCAAGTAGTGATGCTGACAGCCTACTGTAAAAGTGGAGAAAAGCAAGTCAG ATCTATCATTGAGAAGCTTGGAAATGATAAACTGgcaaagataaaaataattggAATTGAGGAGGTAAGGCGAAGTTCCTATGGCCAACTTGTATTTGGCGAAGGGGTGGCATCTGATCTAGGCGAGCAACTGGCTAAAGAAGCAAGAAAAGCAG TTTCCGCCGAGGAGCAAAAAATTGCTAAGGAGGTTGCTTCCATACTAAAGTTGACTGTCGACATTGATACTACTTCAAGTGAAGG ATTGAAGAATGTTGTGGCTGCATTGAGGGCGGGGGCAGAATATGCCAATGTACCTGTGCACAATTGTGTGCTTGTTTCCGGAGGTCAATCTGGGGTCGCTGGAGCAGAGCGAATTGGCATGCCTTGTGTTGTGGTCCGGAGCAG
- the LOC132041303 gene encoding CBBY-like protein isoform X1: protein MAMERASCSTLNTFRFSTNNSSSSKFYRKHHLHFPCFFPLLPPTNFNSNIPKLYTHGWFVNSYNSSSTQETPSHQLALLLEVEGVLMDVDRQGNRQAFNAAFRKLGLDCANWSQPVYQDLVKKSMGDEERMLVLFFNRIGWPTSLPTSEKETFMKSVLREKKIALDELVMSKTLPLRPGVEEFIDEACEEGVQVVMLTAYCKSGEKQVRSIIEKLGNDKLAKIKIIGIEEVRRSSYGQLVFGEGVASDLGEQLAKEARKAVSAEEQKIAKEVASILKLTVDIDTTSSEGLKNVVAALRAGAEYANVPVHNCVLVSGGQSGVAGAERIGMPCVVVRSRCKSSTARAEFPGAKAIMDGFGGGDLSISRLRQIRGS, encoded by the exons ATGGCTATGGAAAGAGCTTCATGTTCCACCCTCAACACTTTCCGTTTCAGCACCAACAACAGCTCCTCttccaaattctacagaaaacACCACCTTCATTTCCCCTGTTTCTTCCCTCTTTTGCCTCCAACAAACTTCAATTCTAACATTCCCAAATTGTACACTCATGGGTGGTTTGTCAATTCATATAATAGCAGCAGCACCCAAGAAACCCCATCTCACCAACTTGCTCTTCTTCTTGAAGTTGAAGG GGTTTTAATGGATGTGGACAGACAGGGCAACCGTCAAGCCTTCAATGCAG CATTCCGGAAGCTTGGATTGGACTGTGCAAATTGGAGCCAACCAGTTTATCAGGATCTTGTAAA GAAGAGCATGGGTGATGAAGAAAGGATGTTGGTCTTGTTTTTCAACAGA ATTGGTTGGCCCACATCACTGCCCACGAGTGAGAAGGAGACATTTATGAAAAGTGTTTTGCGAGAGAAG AAAATTGCATTGGATGAACTTGTAATGTCAAAAACTTTACCTTTAAGACCTGGTGTTGAAGA ATTTATTGATGAAGCATGTGAAGAAGGTGTCCAAGTAGTGATGCTGACAGCCTACTGTAAAAGTGGAGAAAAGCAAGTCAG ATCTATCATTGAGAAGCTTGGAAATGATAAACTGgcaaagataaaaataattggAATTGAGGAGGTAAGGCGAAGTTCCTATGGCCAACTTGTATTTGGCGAAGGGGTGGCATCTGATCTAGGCGAGCAACTGGCTAAAGAAGCAAGAAAAGCAG TTTCCGCCGAGGAGCAAAAAATTGCTAAGGAGGTTGCTTCCATACTAAAGTTGACTGTCGACATTGATACTACTTCAAGTGAAGG ATTGAAGAATGTTGTGGCTGCATTGAGGGCGGGGGCAGAATATGCCAATGTACCTGTGCACAATTGTGTGCTTGTTTCCGGAGGTCAATCTGGGGTCGCTGGAGCAGAGCGAATTGGCATGCCTTGTGTTGTGGTCCGGAGCAG
- the LOC132041329 gene encoding probable phospholipid-transporting ATPase 4, translating into MAGGRKKQKVKWSKLYTFSCLHPQTNEGDPTSFAVTAPSAQSFIGQPGYSRVVFCNEPHIHKLKPYKYPNNYVSTTKYNIVTFFPIALFEQFRRVANLYFLLAAILSVAALAPFTPVTVISPLVFVVGISMLKEAMEDWNRFLQDLKVNARKIKVHIGNGEFVERSWKEIYVGDVIKVNKNDYFPSDLLLLSSSYEDGLCYVETMNLDGETNLKVKRSLEATLSLDGDEQFSKFLATVRCEDPNPNLYTFVGNLELENEYHPLSPSQILLRDSKLRNTDYIYGVVVFSGPDTKAVRNSTRSPSKRSRVERKMDHVIYVLFAMLILISMVSSIGSTIFTKTEAVKWYYLELERSADSSFDPSKLIVSCLLQFIRALVLYGYLIPISLYVSIEVVKVIQAMLINKDQNMYDEVTDKSVVARTSNLNEELGQVEMILTDKTGTLTCNQMEFRKCSIEGISYGGEITEIDLAASRRMNIEVERYRFSLGGYDPTGRSLEMFEFSMAEPATEKMVLGLEQGVETPNATTPRNSITRRDSSVIKGFNFRDDRLMDKMWINRSNVSDMMMFFRVMALCHTGIPIEDGKNDKLKYEAESPEEVSFLLAAQEFGFKFCHRTQSMMVVEELDPSSGMDIKREYKLLNLLEFNSTRKRMSVIVRNENGDLFLLCKGADNVILDRLADNGRTYQQATTAHLSNYAEDGLRTMLFAYKKIKTDEYEKWNSQFTKAKATIGPEREDLLENASEMIEKDLLLLGAVAIEDKLQGGVPECIDKLAQAGFKIWLLTGDKKETAVNIGYSCSLLRHDMKQVHLTLSKEAESKNLMKVMREDILGQIERYYQMVIQEDAKNRPFALIVDGRALEIALSNDIKDQLLRLAVRCDSVICCRVSPKQKALITRLVKQHTGKTTLAIGDGANDVGMIQEADIGVGISGMEGMQAVMASDFSMPQFRFLERLLIVHGHWCYKRISKLILYFVYKNAAFGLTLFFYDILTTSSGQVLFDDWYIVIFNVLLTSLPVISLGVLEQDVSSAVCLKFPTLYQQGPKNICFSWKRIIGWILNASFTSLAIFAINISALSPAAFTQGGEVADIGHIGAITYTCIIWTVNCQIALIINHFTWISHLLIWGSIICWYIFLFLCGVIPPDHSKTGFHLLTEAIGPTAMFWIVTLLAVVTSLVPYFIHIAIQRSFFPMDDHLIQEMEHFRMDIVDGPMWLKEQQKSKEKIKIGFSARVDAKIRQLKEQLHRKKKTNL; encoded by the exons ATGGCAGGAGGAAGAAAGAAACAGAAAGTTAAATGGAGCAAACTCTACACATTCTCATGTTTGCATCCTCAAACTAATGAAGGTGATCCCACTTCTTTTGCTGTTACTGCACCATCAGCTCAAAGTTTCATTGGTCAGCCAGGTTATTCCAGGGTAGTTTTCTGCAATGAGCCTCATATCCACAAGCTTAAACCATACAAGTATCCTAACAACTATGTATCCACAACAAAATACAACATAGTCACCTTCTTTCCTATAGCACTTTTCGAGCAGTTTCGTCGTGTTGCCAATCTGTATTTCTTGTTGGCTGCAATACTCTCTGTCGCTGCCTTGGCTCCCTTTACCCCTGTGACTGTCATTTCACCCCTTGTTTTCGTCGTTGGGATTAGTATGCTCAAGGAGGCCATGGAGGATTGGAATAGATTCTTGCAG GACTTGAAGGTGAATGCAAGGAAAATTAAGGTTCACATAGGAAATGGGGAATTTGTAGAGAGATCCTGGAAAGAAATATATGTGGGAGATGTAATTAAAGTTAACAAGAATGATTATTTTCCAAGTGATCTTCTGTTGCTTTCTTCAAGCTATGAAGATGGTCTTTGTTATGTTGAGACTATGAATCTAGATGGTGAGACTAATCTGAAAGTTAAAAGAAGCTTGGAAGCCACACTTAGCCTAGATGGGGATGAACAATTCAGCAAGTTTTTAGCAACAGTTCGTTGTGAGGATCCAAATCCAAACCTTTATACATTTGTAGGAAATTTGGAGTTAGAAAATGAATATCATCCTTTATCTCCATCTCAAATTCTTCTAAGGGATTCAAAGCTCCGAAACACTGATTATATCTATGGGGTCGTGGTGTTTAGTGGACCGGATACAAAGGCTGTGAGGAACTCTACAAGGTCACCATCTAAACGTAGTAGagtagaaagaaagatggatcatgTAATTTATGTCCTTTTTGCCATGCTCATTTTGATATCGATGGTATCCTCTATCGGTTCAACTATATTCACAAAAACTGAAGCTGTAAAATGGTATTACCTTGAGTTGGAAAGGAGTGCTGATTCATCTTTTGATCCATCAAAGCTGATTGTATCATGCTTGTTGCAATTCATAAGGGCTTTAGTGTTGTATGGATACTTGATACCAATTTCTCTATATGTTTCaattgaagttgttaaagttatACAAGCTATGCTCATCAACAAGGACCAGAACATGTATGATGAAGTAACAGATAAATCAGTTGTGGCAAGAACTTCGAATTTGAACGAGGAGCTTGGACAGGTGGAAATGATTCTGACTGATAAAACAGGCACATTGACTTGCAACCAGATGGAATTTAGGAAATGTTCAATTGAAGGGATTTCATATGGTGGTGAAATCACAGAAATTGATCTTGCAGCATCGAGGAGAATGAACATCGAGGTGGAGAGATATCGGTTCAGTCTAGGCGGATATGATCCCACTGGTAGAAGCCTAGAGATGTTTGAGTTCTCAATGGCTGAACCAGCTACAGAGAAAATGGTCCTTGGTTTGGAACAAGGTGTGGAAACACcaaatgcaacaactccaagaAATTCCATTACAAGAAGAGACTCGTCGGTTATTAAGGGATTCAATTTCAGGGATGATCGACTAATGGACAAAATGTGGATTAATCGATCTAACGTATCAGATATGATGATGTTCTTTCGCGTAATGGCTCTATGTCACACCGGTATTCCCATTGAAGATGGAAAAAATGATAAACTAAAATATGAGGCAGAATCACCGGAGGAAGTATCCTTTCTGTTAGCTGCACAAGAGTTTGGATTCAAGTTCTGTCATAGAACTCAATCTATGAtggttgttgaagaacttgaCCCCTCTTCTGGAATGGATATTAAAAG GGAGTACAAGCTTCTGAATCTGTTAGAATTCAACAGCACTAGGAAGAGGATGTCTGTGATAGTGAGAAATGAAAATGGAGACCTCTTTCTCCTTTGTAAAGGGGCTGATAA TGTTATTCTTGATAGACTTGCAGATAATGGTAGGACATACCAGCAAGCGACAACTGCACATCTCTCAAACTATGCAGAAGATGGATTGAGAACCATGCTTTTTGCATACAAGAAAATTAAGACAGATGAGTATGAGAAGTGGAACTCACAATTTACAAAAGCGAAGGCCACTATAGGTCCAGAAAGAGAAGACCTACTAGAAAATGCCTCTGAAATGATTGAGAAAGATTTGCTCCTGCTAGGTGCAGTAGCAATAGAAGATAAGTTACAAGGAGGA GTTCCCGAGTGCATAGATAAACTAGCACAGGCTGGATTCAAGATCTGGCTGCTAACTGGAGATAAGAAAGAAACTGCAGTTAACATTGG ATATTCTTGCAGTTTACTCAGGCATGACATGAAGCAAGTTCATTTGACTCTAAGCAAAGAAGCTGAGTCGAAAAATCTCATGAAG GTCATGAGAGAGGATATATTGGGTCAGATTGAAAGATACTATCAAATGGTCATTCAAGAAGATGCAAAGAATCGACCTTTCGCGTTGATAGTGGATGGAAGAGCTCTTGAAATCGCCTTGAGCAATGACATAAAGGACCAGCTTCTAAGACTGGCCGTTAGATGTGATTCTGTCATATGCTGCAGAGTTTCTCCCAAACAAAAAGCTCTT ATTACGAGGTTGGTTAAGCAACACACTGGCAAGACAACGTTGGCTATAGGAGATGGTGCAAATGATGTAGGCATGATTCAAGAAGCAGATATCGGTGTTGGAATCAGTGGCATGGAAGGAATGCAG GCTGTTATGGCAAGTGACTTCTCAATGCCTCAATTCCGTTTCCTAGAGCGCCTACTTATAGTCCATGGTCACTGGTGCTACAAGAGGATCTCCAAGCTG ATTCTATATTTTGTCTACAAGAACGCCGCTTTTGGCCTCACACTGTTCTTCTATGACATCCTCACCACTTCCTCAGGGCAGGTTTTATTTGATGATTGGTACATTGTCATCTTCAATGTCCTTTTGACATCCTTGCCTGTGATCTCCCTTGGTGTGCTAGAACAGGATGTTTCATCTGCAGTCTGTCTTAAG TTTCCAACCCTTTATCAGCAAGGACCCAAGAATATCTGTTTCAGCTGGAAACGAATCATTGGATGGATACTAAACGCGTCATTTACATCACTAGCAATCTTTGCAATCAACATTAGTGCACTTTCCCCAGCTGCATTCACACAAGGGGGAGAAGTGGCAGATATTGGACACATTGGTGCAATTACTTATACTTGCATAATCTGGACTGTAAACTGCCAAATCGCGCTTATAATAAACCATTTCACTTGGATAAGCCATTTACTCATCTGGGGTAGCATCATTTGCTGGtatattttcttgttcttgtgtGGTGTGATCCCACCAGACCACTCTAAAACAGGATTTCACCTCTTAACAGAAGCCATAGGGCCAACAGCAATGTTCTGGATTGTTACATTGCTAGCTGTTGTAACTTCATTAGTTCCATACTTCATTCATATTGCTATTCAGAGATCATTCTTCCCTATGGATGATCATTTGATCCAAGAAATGGAGCATTTTAGAATGGATATTGTCGATGGACCGATGTGGTTGAAGGAGCAGCAGAAATCCAAGGAGAAGATTAAAATTGGATTTTCTGCTAGAGTTGATGCCAAGATTAGGCAGTTGAAGGAACAGTTGCACAGGAAGAAAAAAACCAATCTTTAA